A DNA window from Salvelinus sp. IW2-2015 linkage group LG4q.1:29, ASM291031v2, whole genome shotgun sequence contains the following coding sequences:
- the LOC111961112 gene encoding low choriolytic enzyme isoform X1, protein MVWLLILWVVQVGSVPIANFTNATTSNATFPATVDNSKNPINNSTNVTFSATGSTASMGPRHRQNDWYKTPETREEDLQFDLAIMEGDILVSEDRLAVKSLWPENEGVTSIPYKFNDDLVDRKETMLAAFKMISDQTCILFHEYTNEINYIELISGTGCASYVGFQGGAQPLYFGSACNVGNLCHELMHALGLHHEHTRPDRDQYITIQWDNVVSGKEDNFKVKEGDTQDLAYDYDSIMHYGIYYFSSNQNPTIDSKKSGVQIGQRNHLSPLDIARLNKLYQCE, encoded by the exons ATGGTTTGGCTTCTGATTCTCTGGGTTGTACAAG TGGGCAGTGTTCCCATCGCCAATTTCACAAATGCTACTACTTCAAATGCTACTTTCCCTGCCACAG TGGACAACTCTAAAAACCCCATCAACAATTCTACAAATGTGACTTTCTCTGCCACAG GTTCTACTGCCTCGATGGGGCCACGTCACAGACAAAATGATTGGTATAAAACACCTGAAACCAGAGAAG aGGACTTACAGTTTGACCTTGCTATCATGGAGGGAGACATTCTGGTTTCG GAAGACCGATTAGCTGTGAAGTCACTTTGGCCGGAGAATGAAGGCGTCACTTCTATCCCCTACAAGTTCAACGATGATCTGG TGGACAGAAAGGAAACTATGCTAGCGGCGTTCAAGATGATTTCAGACCAGACGTGTATCCTCTTCCACGAATACACCAATGAGATTAACTACATAGAGTTAATCTCTGGGACAGG CTGTGCGTCGTATGTAGGTTTTCAGGGCGGGGCCCAGCCTCTGTACTTCGGTAGTGCCTGTAACGTGGGGAACCTGTGTCATGAGCTGATGCATGCCCTGGGACTGCACCACGAGCACACACGGCCAGACCGTGACCAATACATCACCATACAGTGGGACAACGTGGTCTCAG GAAAAGAAGATAACTTTAAGGTGAAGGAAGGAGACACTCAGGACCTGGCCTATGACTACGACTCCATAATGCACTACGGAAT ATATTACTTCTCATCAAACCAGAACCCCACTATTGACTCCAAGAAGAGTGGAGTCCAGATTGGACAGAGAAATCACCTGAGCCCCCTGGACATAGCACGCCTTAACAAACTCTATCAATGTG AATAA
- the LOC111961112 gene encoding low choriolytic enzyme isoform X2 gives MVWLLILWVVQVGSVPIANFTNATTSNATFPATVDNSKNPINNSTNVTFSATEDLQFDLAIMEGDILVSEDRLAVKSLWPENEGVTSIPYKFNDDLVDRKETMLAAFKMISDQTCILFHEYTNEINYIELISGTGCASYVGFQGGAQPLYFGSACNVGNLCHELMHALGLHHEHTRPDRDQYITIQWDNVVSGKEDNFKVKEGDTQDLAYDYDSIMHYGIYYFSSNQNPTIDSKKSGVQIGQRNHLSPLDIARLNKLYQCE, from the exons ATGGTTTGGCTTCTGATTCTCTGGGTTGTACAAG TGGGCAGTGTTCCCATCGCCAATTTCACAAATGCTACTACTTCAAATGCTACTTTCCCTGCCACAG TGGACAACTCTAAAAACCCCATCAACAATTCTACAAATGTGACTTTCTCTGCCACAG aGGACTTACAGTTTGACCTTGCTATCATGGAGGGAGACATTCTGGTTTCG GAAGACCGATTAGCTGTGAAGTCACTTTGGCCGGAGAATGAAGGCGTCACTTCTATCCCCTACAAGTTCAACGATGATCTGG TGGACAGAAAGGAAACTATGCTAGCGGCGTTCAAGATGATTTCAGACCAGACGTGTATCCTCTTCCACGAATACACCAATGAGATTAACTACATAGAGTTAATCTCTGGGACAGG CTGTGCGTCGTATGTAGGTTTTCAGGGCGGGGCCCAGCCTCTGTACTTCGGTAGTGCCTGTAACGTGGGGAACCTGTGTCATGAGCTGATGCATGCCCTGGGACTGCACCACGAGCACACACGGCCAGACCGTGACCAATACATCACCATACAGTGGGACAACGTGGTCTCAG GAAAAGAAGATAACTTTAAGGTGAAGGAAGGAGACACTCAGGACCTGGCCTATGACTACGACTCCATAATGCACTACGGAAT ATATTACTTCTCATCAAACCAGAACCCCACTATTGACTCCAAGAAGAGTGGAGTCCAGATTGGACAGAGAAATCACCTGAGCCCCCTGGACATAGCACGCCTTAACAAACTCTATCAATGTG AATAA
- the LOC111961784 gene encoding acetyl-coenzyme A thioesterase, whose protein sequence is MMTQSLQNGFTLDNHYLQDLKGPVPVPTQYAPSLGVHRGSCPVEPHKDQEIQRHRCAQAAPLLGSCRVQTPAPMEVQMCQSIQPCHADHQGDLSAGQLLKWMDTIACLAAERHAGLVHHGGLAKSWCSVQDVEGKVERLVCLWPTPLCWKASGTTKVLLRPVEDLCSAEEELSIHRIPGLRERDFRFTMNRPLVPATRLPPLANGNYSSPGVCSRRDPLSAVSTEFTRVESIELVLPPHANHHGNTFGGQIMAWMENAATVAASRLCGCFPSLRSVDMFRFRGPSSVGDRLVFKAVVNNTFNNSIEVGVRVEAYNCEEWTTNKPRHINSAFLIYQLANTPGDVPAFPQVTYTTQDGERRYLSAIVRKRIRMARKHILSCKEEAPLSVPWDKSNQVYLGYNNVAALTVLAGKQDWEASSISDRVAVYVHEEVELLCVQVQMEVMTSALHAFTLLADLTLRPLWDKHYLSCEEVERADEEETVYHIKCPPINGGKSRDFVFLLSKRQPCKDGDPYVVALRSVTVTTVPPVEGFLRSEAKCAGFLIHSLGLNSCKVCYYNQVTSGVLPYVAGNLAGWSKSMEETASACTTFLERDLVTSLF, encoded by the exons ATGATGACCCAAAGCCTCCAGAATGGCTTCACTCTGGACAACCACTACCTCCAGGATCTGAAGGGGCCTGTCCCTGTGCCCACTCAATATGCTCCGAGCCTGGGTGTACACCGGGGGTCATGCCCTGTGGAGCCCCATAAGGACCAAGAGATCCAGAGGCATCGGTGTGCTCAGGCTGCTCCTCTCCTGGGTTCATGTCGTGTGCAAACCCCTGCTCCTATGGAAGTCCAGATGTGTCAGTCTATACAGCCATGCCATGCAGATCACCAAGGAGACCTGAGTGCTGGGCAGCTACTCAAATGGATGGACACAATCGCCTGCCTCGCTG CTGAGCGTCATGCTGGATTGGTGCAT CATGGAG gtttggCCAAATCGTGGTGTTCAGTGCAGGATGTTGAGGGAAAGGTGGAGAGGTTGGTATGTTTGTGGCCTACTCCACTTTGTTGGAAAGCCAGCGGGACCACGAAGGTGTTGTTGCGGCCAGTGGAGGATCTGTGTTCTGCAGAGGAGGAGCTGAGTATTCACCGCATTCCTGGCCTCAGAGAGCGAGACTTTCGCTTTACAATGAACAGACCTTTAGTACCTGCTACAAGACTACCACCACTAGCCAACG GTAACTATTCCTCTCCAGGTGTGTGTAGCAGGAGAGACCCGCTGTCTGCTGTGTCCACAGAGTTCACGCGTGTAGAGAGCATCGAGCTGGTACTGCCTCCACATGCTAATCACCATGGCAACACCTTCGGAGGACAGATCATGGCCTGGATGGAGAACGCAGCCACAGTGGCAgccag tcgtcTGTGTGGCTGCTTCCCCTCTCTGAGGTCTGTAGACATGTTCCGCTTCAGGGGTCCTTCCTCTGTAGGAGACAGACTGGTCTTTAAGGCTGTGGTCAACAACACATTTAACAACAG TATCGAGGTAGGTGTCCGAGTGGAGGCCTATAACTGTGAGGAGTGGACCACGAACAAACCGCGTCACATCAACAGTGCCTTCCTCATCTACCAGCTGGCTAACACACCTGGTGACGTACCTGCCTTCCCCCAAGTCACATACACCACCCAGGACGGGGAGAGGAGATATCTGTCTGCCATTGTCAGGAAGAGAATACGCATGGCTAGAAAGCACATCCTGTCCTGTAAGGAGgaggctcctctctctgtcccctgggATAAAAGCAATCAG GTGTATCTGGGCTATAACAACGTAGCAGCTCTGACTGTACTGGCTGGGAAACAAGACTGGGAAGCCAGCAGCATCAGTGACAGA GTCGCTGTGTATGTCCATGAGGAGGTGGAGCTGCTTTGTGTCCAAGTTCAGATGGAGGTCATGACCTCTGCCCTCCATGCATTCACATTACTGGCTGACCTCACGCTGCGACCTCTTTGGGACAAACACTACCT GAGCtgtgaggaggtggagagggcggATGAGGAAGAGACAGTATATCACATTAAATGCCCCCCCATCAATGGAGGCAAGAGCCGCGACTTTGTGTTCCTGCTATCAAAGAGGCAGCCCTGCAAAGACGG TGACCCCTATGTGGTGGCCCTGAGGTCTGTAACTGTGACAACAGTTCCCCCTGTGGAGGGTTTCCTCCGTAGCGAGGCCAAGTGTGCCGGTTTCCTCATCCACAGTCTGGGACTCAACAGCTGCAAG GTGTGTTACTACAACCAGGTGACGTCAGGTGTTTTGCCGTATGTAGCAGGTAACCTGGCAGGCTGGTCCAAGTCTATGGAGGAGACGGCTAGCGCATGTACCaccttcctggagagagacctcgTCACTAGCCTCTTCTGA